A single region of the Egicoccus sp. AB-alg6-2 genome encodes:
- a CDS encoding DUF3427 domain-containing protein, translated as MESQGLPPGRYDAVLDRRLAAAIASLPDASAETAQLDDAEQSYRLAHHVATVITQRLAGLEPDQRLAAVDRLVRHLDAPDAGIESPVRLLRSIAAPDGRHRAAPGVPLGQHDLLVNARGEPGLAAELKRELASADRIDLIVAFVRWYGVRLLVDELREAIARGVQVRLLTTTYTGSTEAEALRRLRDLGVDIRVSYDTQVTRLHAKAWILHRDTGFSTAFVGSSNLTHSAMVDGREWNVRLSRAATPALYDKVATAFDAQWESGDYEPFDRQRFERAVAVTRRVDEASALSGLELRAWPYQDEILDALTVEREVHGSRRNLVVAPTGTGKTVVAALDYLRLRRQENRDLSLLFVAHREQILRQSRRTFREALGDGSFGELLVGGHRPTDGRHVFASIQTLSSPASRDVIADDFDIVIVDEFHHAEARTYERLLDRLTSRWLLALTATPERTDGLDVRRWTDGRTAFDMRLWHALDRELLAPFQYFGIADVADLQQVRWTAGQYDRGDLGRLYTGNDARDRLVVRQVQRIVADPTSMRALGFCATVEHAHHMAKLFNRQGWPAVAIDATTDQAQREAHIRALEAGEITTIFTRDVFNEGVDIPSVDTILLLRPTESVTVYLQQIGRGLRRHPDKPVCTVLDFVGQHRREYRYDLRLRALTGLPRRQLAQAAEDGFPYLPSGCHLELDRQSREWVVDNLKQAVLANRRSLIRELQSLAAREPVRRAPPLADFLVETGVELEDVAKAGGWALLRRGANLDDRPVGPDEDVLRKGVRRLLHLDDAERIDRLYNWLSADRPPVLAAEVDRRRAWMFLVTLWSLRGAPDELDAAWRGVWEAPALREELLATLPLLRERISRPSIALPDGDVPLRLHASFTRDEILAGFGRLTPGERYSHQAGPWWHEPAKTEVLFITLQKTEAEYSPTTLYRDYALSRELFHWESQNMTRLDSASGRRYVEQRSNGVRILLAVRASKQDAWGTTRPYVLLGPADYVRHEGERPIALTWRLANPIPADLYEVFKVAAA; from the coding sequence ATGGAAAGCCAGGGGTTGCCGCCGGGGCGGTACGACGCGGTGCTCGATCGGCGCCTGGCTGCGGCAATCGCTTCGCTTCCGGACGCCTCGGCGGAGACGGCGCAACTCGATGACGCGGAGCAGTCGTACCGGCTCGCGCACCACGTAGCCACGGTCATCACGCAGAGGCTTGCGGGGCTTGAGCCGGACCAGCGGCTCGCGGCGGTCGATCGGCTCGTGCGGCACCTCGACGCGCCTGACGCGGGCATCGAGTCGCCCGTCCGACTGTTGCGCTCCATCGCCGCGCCGGACGGCCGTCATCGCGCGGCGCCCGGCGTGCCTCTCGGCCAGCACGATCTGCTCGTCAATGCGCGCGGCGAGCCCGGGCTGGCCGCCGAGCTCAAGCGTGAGTTGGCCAGCGCCGACCGGATCGACCTGATCGTCGCGTTTGTGCGCTGGTATGGGGTTCGGCTGCTCGTCGATGAACTGCGTGAAGCGATCGCGCGGGGCGTGCAGGTCCGGTTGCTGACCACGACCTACACCGGCTCGACTGAGGCCGAGGCGCTGCGGCGCCTGCGCGACCTCGGTGTCGACATCCGCGTGTCCTACGACACCCAGGTCACCCGCCTGCACGCCAAGGCATGGATCTTGCACCGCGACACCGGCTTCAGCACCGCCTTCGTCGGCTCGTCCAACCTCACCCACAGCGCCATGGTCGACGGCCGCGAATGGAATGTTCGGCTGTCACGCGCCGCCACGCCGGCGCTCTACGACAAGGTCGCGACCGCGTTCGACGCCCAGTGGGAATCCGGTGACTACGAGCCCTTTGACCGGCAGCGGTTCGAGCGAGCCGTCGCCGTCACCCGACGCGTCGACGAGGCGTCGGCGCTGTCGGGGCTCGAACTGCGCGCCTGGCCCTACCAGGACGAGATCCTCGACGCGCTGACCGTCGAACGCGAGGTCCACGGCTCGCGCCGTAACCTCGTGGTCGCCCCAACCGGCACCGGCAAAACCGTCGTCGCCGCCCTCGACTACCTGCGCCTGCGACGCCAGGAGAACCGCGACCTCAGCCTGCTGTTCGTTGCCCACCGCGAGCAGATCCTGCGTCAGTCCCGCCGCACCTTCCGGGAGGCACTCGGCGACGGCTCGTTCGGGGAACTGCTCGTCGGCGGGCACCGGCCCACCGACGGCCGCCACGTCTTTGCCTCCATCCAGACCCTGTCGTCGCCGGCGTCGCGGGACGTGATAGCCGACGATTTCGACATCGTCATCGTCGACGAGTTCCACCATGCTGAGGCACGCACCTACGAACGGCTGCTCGACCGGCTGACGTCGAGGTGGCTGCTCGCCCTGACCGCGACGCCGGAGCGCACCGACGGCCTCGACGTGCGCCGCTGGACCGACGGACGCACCGCCTTCGACATGCGGCTGTGGCACGCGCTCGACCGCGAACTGCTCGCCCCGTTCCAGTACTTCGGCATCGCCGACGTCGCCGACCTGCAGCAGGTCCGCTGGACCGCCGGCCAGTACGACCGCGGCGACCTCGGCCGGCTCTACACCGGCAACGACGCCCGCGACCGCCTGGTCGTCCGCCAGGTGCAGCGCATCGTCGCCGACCCGACCAGCATGCGCGCCCTCGGGTTCTGCGCGACCGTCGAGCACGCCCACCACATGGCCAAACTGTTCAACCGCCAGGGCTGGCCCGCCGTCGCGATCGACGCGACCACCGACCAGGCCCAACGCGAGGCCCACATCCGTGCGCTCGAAGCGGGGGAGATCACCACTATCTTCACCCGCGACGTCTTCAACGAGGGCGTCGACATCCCCAGCGTCGACACCATCCTGCTGCTGCGCCCGACCGAGTCGGTCACCGTCTACCTGCAGCAGATCGGTCGCGGGCTGCGCCGCCATCCCGACAAGCCGGTGTGCACCGTGCTCGACTTCGTCGGTCAGCACCGCAGGGAGTACCGCTACGACCTGCGGCTGCGGGCGCTGACCGGGTTGCCTCGCCGTCAGCTCGCGCAGGCCGCCGAGGACGGCTTTCCCTACCTGCCGTCGGGCTGCCACCTCGAGCTCGACCGCCAGTCCCGCGAGTGGGTCGTCGACAACCTCAAGCAGGCCGTGCTTGCCAACCGCCGCTCGCTGATCCGTGAACTGCAGAGCCTGGCCGCCCGCGAACCGGTCCGTCGGGCCCCACCGCTGGCCGACTTCCTCGTCGAGACAGGCGTCGAACTCGAGGACGTCGCGAAGGCCGGGGGATGGGCGCTGCTGCGCCGTGGCGCCAACCTCGACGATCGCCCGGTCGGACCCGACGAGGACGTCCTGCGCAAAGGCGTGCGGCGTCTGCTCCACCTTGACGACGCCGAACGGATCGACCGACTGTACAACTGGCTGTCCGCTGACCGGCCACCCGTCTTGGCCGCCGAGGTGGATCGTCGGCGGGCATGGATGTTCCTCGTGACCCTATGGTCGTTGCGCGGCGCGCCGGACGAACTCGACGCGGCCTGGCGGGGCGTCTGGGAGGCGCCGGCGCTGCGAGAGGAACTGCTCGCGACCCTGCCGCTGCTGCGCGAGCGGATCAGCCGCCCCTCGATCGCGCTGCCTGACGGCGACGTGCCGTTGCGCCTGCACGCGAGCTTCACGCGTGACGAGATCCTCGCTGGCTTCGGGCGGCTGACGCCGGGGGAGCGTTATAGCCACCAGGCCGGTCCGTGGTGGCACGAGCCGGCGAAGACCGAGGTGCTGTTCATCACGTTGCAGAAGACCGAGGCCGAGTACTCGCCGACGACGCTGTATCGCGACTACGCACTCAGCCGCGAGCTGTTCCACTGGGAGTCGCAGAACATGACGCGCCTCGATTCGGCGTCCGGCCGTCGCTACGTCGAGCAGCGCAGCAACGGCGTGCGCATCCTGCTTGCAGTCCGCGCCTCGAAGCAAGACGCCTGGGGCACCACACGCCCCTACGTGCTGCTCGGGCCAGCCGACTACGTCCGCCATGAGGGCGAGCGCCCCATCGCCCTCACGTGGCGGCTGGCCAACCCGATTCCGGCCGACCTCTACGAAGTTTTCAAGGTCGCCGCCGCCTGA
- a CDS encoding FtsX-like permease family protein gives MTVVLAALAALLLAPLVFAAARHRTLLALAIRNIRRRRSEALLVVGGALLGTAIITSALVVGDVLEHSLTDVARTQHGPIDLTVTVPVGTNAVAVRTAIDQAAIPAVEDLLPAVTATATVAAEDGSAAAPRVRLLEVDPDAARGFGSEPSITGLADAPALDSQTLLINAAVADRLDVTAGDAVRVHAYGTTIELTVADVVDEVGLAGYGGAVVLPGTIARLAVDVAAGAEPPREHLLVSLAGGILDTRDATDDAAAQVRAAVAGLPGDPVEVTAEKAAIVDAARRDGAAITELFATVGAFSVLAGILLLVNLFVMLAEERRSELGMLRALGFTRRRLSRTFALEGALYALPAAVLGSLAGVGVGWLVALSAGGLFTPPGRSLDLPLVVEPTSLALGALAGLVISLTTVWLTGVRIARLNVIRAIRELPEPRAVRLRRSTLVLGGLGVLFGGAAGLAGYLGEDPVALLLGVPVAAFSAGPLLRRALPERAARLLVAGTVLGWGLGAMPLFPDIMGGLDDAAFVTQGVVLTAGAVAMAVALDGLWRVLLDRLGGGRRGLAARLGMAYPLARRFRTGMLLAMFSLVLFTVTIISAVTATFERTIDDMVSDVAAGWDVLLDSSPADPVAADDLLVRADVAAVATLTRGAASFEAPHLPGALPATLTGIDDGLLERGTPALFRRDPAYATDSEAFRAVLDDPTLAIVPEGFLVTTMGTAALGVGDTVTVIGADGQQRELRIAALADLDWLDNGALVGRDVANEVLGDRGVDSRSYLAVEGADAEAVAAALDAAFLSSGAEAVSFSTLVTAAVRQQLGFMALVQGFLGLGLLVGISGLAVVMVRAVRERRQAIGMLRAMGFPSRTVRAALLVEAGMIAVQGTAIGVVLGLLTTRQLMAGAEAFGDGQLVFQIPWAALLVIIALPLTAALAATAWPAARAAAIEPATALRTTG, from the coding sequence ATGACCGTCGTCCTCGCCGCCCTGGCTGCGCTGCTGCTGGCGCCGCTCGTGTTCGCTGCCGCGCGCCACCGCACGCTCCTCGCGCTGGCCATCCGCAACATCCGCCGCCGGCGCTCCGAGGCGCTGCTCGTCGTCGGTGGAGCCTTGCTCGGCACCGCGATCATCACCTCGGCGCTGGTCGTCGGCGACGTCCTCGAGCATTCCCTCACCGACGTCGCCCGGACCCAGCACGGCCCCATCGACCTCACCGTCACGGTGCCCGTAGGCACCAACGCTGTAGCGGTCCGCACCGCGATCGACCAGGCCGCCATCCCCGCGGTCGAGGACCTCCTGCCGGCCGTCACCGCCACAGCGACGGTCGCGGCCGAAGACGGGAGCGCGGCCGCGCCGCGGGTCCGTCTCCTCGAGGTCGACCCGGATGCGGCCCGCGGCTTCGGCAGCGAACCGTCCATCACGGGTCTCGCCGACGCGCCTGCGCTCGACAGTCAAACGTTGCTGATCAACGCCGCCGTGGCCGACCGGCTCGACGTCACTGCAGGGGACGCAGTGCGCGTCCACGCCTACGGGACGACGATCGAGCTGACCGTCGCCGACGTCGTGGACGAGGTCGGCCTGGCCGGCTACGGCGGTGCGGTCGTGCTACCTGGCACGATCGCCCGTCTCGCGGTCGACGTCGCCGCCGGCGCCGAGCCGCCGCGTGAGCACCTGCTCGTCTCCCTGGCCGGCGGGATCCTCGACACGAGGGACGCCACCGACGACGCCGCCGCGCAGGTACGTGCCGCCGTCGCGGGGCTGCCGGGCGACCCTGTCGAGGTCACCGCGGAGAAGGCCGCGATCGTCGATGCCGCCCGCCGCGACGGCGCCGCAATCACGGAACTGTTCGCCACCGTTGGCGCGTTCAGCGTCCTCGCCGGGATCCTGCTGCTCGTCAACCTGTTCGTCATGCTCGCCGAGGAACGCCGGTCGGAGCTCGGGATGCTTCGCGCGCTCGGCTTCACGCGTCGGCGGTTGTCGCGCACGTTCGCTCTCGAGGGCGCGCTCTACGCCCTGCCCGCCGCCGTGCTGGGCTCGCTTGCCGGCGTGGGGGTCGGGTGGCTCGTGGCGCTGTCCGCGGGCGGGCTGTTCACGCCGCCGGGACGCAGCCTGGACCTGCCGCTGGTGGTCGAGCCGACGAGCCTCGCACTCGGCGCCCTCGCCGGGCTCGTCATCTCCCTGACCACGGTGTGGCTGACCGGCGTGCGCATCGCCCGGCTCAACGTGATCCGTGCAATCCGCGAGCTGCCCGAGCCGCGGGCGGTCCGGCTACGCCGGTCCACGCTCGTGCTCGGCGGCCTCGGCGTGCTGTTCGGCGGCGCCGCCGGCCTCGCCGGCTACCTGGGTGAGGACCCCGTCGCCCTCCTGCTCGGCGTCCCCGTGGCAGCGTTCTCGGCGGGTCCACTGTTGCGGCGGGCGCTCCCCGAGCGGGCCGCCCGGTTGCTCGTCGCCGGGACCGTCCTCGGTTGGGGACTCGGCGCGATGCCGCTGTTCCCCGACATCATGGGCGGTCTCGACGATGCGGCCTTCGTCACACAGGGCGTCGTCCTCACCGCCGGTGCCGTGGCGATGGCCGTCGCCCTGGACGGCCTGTGGCGCGTGCTCCTCGACCGGCTCGGCGGCGGCCGTCGTGGCCTCGCTGCGCGGCTCGGCATGGCCTACCCGTTGGCGCGCCGGTTCCGTACCGGGATGCTGCTCGCGATGTTCTCCCTCGTCCTGTTCACCGTGACCATCATCTCCGCCGTCACCGCGACGTTCGAGCGCACGATCGACGACATGGTCAGCGACGTCGCCGCCGGCTGGGACGTGCTGCTCGACAGCAGTCCGGCCGACCCGGTGGCGGCCGATGACCTGCTCGTGCGCGCGGATGTCGCGGCCGTCGCCACGCTGACGCGCGGCGCCGCCTCCTTCGAGGCCCCACACCTGCCCGGCGCGCTGCCGGCGACGCTCACCGGCATCGATGACGGACTCCTCGAACGGGGAACACCTGCGCTGTTTCGCCGCGACCCCGCCTACGCCACCGACAGCGAGGCGTTTCGCGCGGTGCTCGACGACCCGACGCTCGCGATCGTTCCCGAGGGGTTCCTCGTCACCACGATGGGCACCGCAGCGCTCGGCGTGGGCGACACCGTCACCGTCATCGGGGCCGACGGGCAGCAGCGCGAGCTGCGGATCGCCGCGCTCGCAGACCTCGACTGGCTCGACAACGGGGCGCTCGTCGGCCGCGACGTGGCCAACGAGGTGCTTGGCGACCGCGGTGTGGACTCCCGCAGCTACCTCGCCGTCGAGGGCGCGGACGCGGAGGCCGTCGCCGCCGCGCTGGACGCGGCGTTCCTCTCCAGCGGCGCCGAGGCGGTGAGCTTCTCGACGCTCGTGACCGCGGCAGTGCGTCAGCAGCTCGGCTTCATGGCGCTCGTGCAGGGCTTCCTCGGGCTGGGGCTCCTCGTCGGCATCTCCGGCCTCGCCGTCGTCATGGTCCGTGCCGTCCGCGAGCGGCGGCAGGCCATCGGCATGCTGCGCGCGATGGGCTTCCCGTCACGGACGGTCCGTGCTGCGCTGCTCGTCGAGGCGGGGATGATCGCCGTGCAAGGCACGGCCATCGGGGTCGTACTCGGACTGCTCACGACACGGCAGCTGATGGCCGGCGCAGAAGCGTTCGGCGACGGGCAGCTCGTCTTCCAGATCCCGTGGGCAGCGCTTCTGGTCATCATCGCCCTGCCTCTGACCGCCGCCCTCGCGGCCACCGCATGGCCAGCGGCCCGCGCCGCCGCGATCGAACCTGCGACGGCACTGCGCACGACCGGGTGA
- a CDS encoding ABC transporter ATP-binding protein gives MRTTRPDAARATDGIFSPAPILSARGVTKTYRTGAQEVHALRGIDLDVHPGELVMVMGPSGNGKTTLLNCLSGLDDIDAGTVSIDGIDLFAMSDTDRTRHRARHMGFIFQAFNLIPVLSAAENVELPLLLTGASTTQARKRAAAMLARVGLADRGDHRPGELSGGEQQRVTVARALVAEPALVWADEPTGALDSHTAAGVVELLHEVNAAGQALVVVTHDETLGRTGQRLIQVRDGRVVFDGTPEASGTVTAEVGA, from the coding sequence ATGCGTACCACCCGGCCCGACGCGGCCCGAGCCACCGATGGGATCTTCTCGCCCGCCCCCATCCTGTCCGCCCGTGGGGTGACGAAGACGTACCGGACCGGCGCCCAGGAGGTGCACGCGCTGCGGGGTATCGACCTCGACGTGCACCCTGGCGAGCTCGTGATGGTCATGGGCCCCTCCGGCAACGGGAAGACGACGCTGCTCAACTGCCTGTCGGGCCTCGATGACATCGATGCCGGCACCGTGAGCATCGACGGCATCGACCTGTTCGCGATGTCCGACACCGACCGCACCCGCCACCGCGCACGACACATGGGGTTCATCTTCCAAGCGTTCAACCTCATCCCCGTGCTGTCCGCTGCCGAGAACGTCGAGCTGCCCCTGCTCCTCACCGGCGCGTCGACGACGCAGGCCCGCAAGCGGGCGGCCGCCATGCTCGCCCGGGTCGGGCTGGCCGACCGCGGTGACCACCGTCCTGGTGAGCTCTCCGGCGGTGAGCAGCAGCGTGTCACCGTCGCTCGCGCGCTGGTCGCCGAGCCCGCCCTCGTGTGGGCCGACGAGCCGACCGGCGCTCTCGACAGCCACACCGCCGCCGGGGTCGTCGAGCTGCTCCACGAGGTCAACGCGGCCGGGCAGGCGCTGGTGGTCGTCACCCACGACGAGACGCTGGGCAGGACGGGGCAACGCCTCATCCAGGTCCGCGATGGCCGCGTCGTCTTCGACGGCACGCCCGAGGCCAGCGGCACCGTGACCGCGGAGGTGGGCGCATGA
- a CDS encoding response regulator, with product MTIRVLVADDQDIVRSGLTMLLDAQPDIAVIGQARDGQEAVRLARQLRPDVCLFDIRMPELDGIEATRQLAGPDIDDPLAVVVITTFDLDEYVHGALKAGARGFLLKDAGPDLLAQAVHAAAKGDALIAPSVTARLLSTFSRVEPQRPPPQPIEPLTAREEEVLLAVARGWTNVEIADGLFISLSTAKTHIASLMRKLGARNRVEIAMWAYETDRIRG from the coding sequence ATGACCATCCGCGTCCTCGTCGCCGACGATCAGGACATCGTGCGCAGCGGGCTCACCATGCTCCTCGACGCCCAACCGGACATCGCGGTGATCGGGCAGGCCCGCGACGGCCAGGAAGCGGTACGCCTCGCGAGGCAGCTGCGGCCCGACGTGTGCCTGTTCGACATCCGCATGCCGGAGCTCGACGGGATCGAGGCGACGCGGCAGCTCGCCGGCCCGGACATTGACGACCCGCTCGCGGTCGTGGTCATCACGACGTTCGACCTCGACGAGTACGTCCACGGCGCCCTCAAAGCTGGCGCCCGCGGTTTCCTGCTCAAGGACGCCGGCCCCGATCTGCTGGCGCAGGCCGTGCACGCGGCAGCAAAGGGCGATGCACTCATCGCGCCGAGCGTGACGGCGCGGCTGCTCTCGACCTTCTCGCGTGTCGAGCCGCAGCGACCGCCCCCGCAGCCGATCGAGCCACTGACCGCTCGCGAGGAGGAGGTCCTCCTGGCCGTGGCACGGGGCTGGACGAACGTGGAGATCGCCGACGGGCTCTTCATCAGCCTGTCCACCGCGAAGACCCACATCGCGAGCCTCATGCGCAAGCTCGGTGCGCGCAACCGCGTCGAGATCGCCATGTGGGCCTACGAGACCGACCGCATCCGCGGGTGA
- a CDS encoding DUF6326 family protein produces MSTSPQQREAQLDDFPVPVPLRLAAAWTSLMFLYIYVDYLHLYTPGVIDDIQAGVVWEFDISQTFVTGALALMAIPAVMILLSTTLPARANRAANLVVASLFLPVTIFNLAGESWTFFYGLGVVLEVILLAGIIRCAYRWPRTTRVAVRTAHVEVWG; encoded by the coding sequence ATGAGCACATCACCGCAGCAACGCGAAGCCCAGCTCGACGACTTTCCGGTCCCCGTGCCGTTGAGGCTCGCGGCGGCCTGGACCAGCTTGATGTTCCTCTACATCTACGTCGATTACCTCCACCTGTACACGCCCGGCGTCATCGACGACATCCAGGCTGGCGTCGTCTGGGAGTTCGACATCAGCCAAACCTTCGTGACCGGTGCGCTCGCGCTCATGGCGATCCCGGCCGTCATGATCCTGCTTTCCACGACGCTGCCCGCCCGTGCGAACCGCGCCGCGAACCTGGTCGTGGCGTCGCTCTTCCTCCCCGTAACCATCTTCAACCTGGCCGGCGAGTCCTGGACCTTCTTCTACGGTCTCGGCGTCGTACTTGAAGTGATCCTCCTCGCCGGGATCATCCGCTGCGCCTACCGCTGGCCCCGAACCACTCGAGTCGCAGTTCGGACGGCACACGTCGAGGTGTGGGGGTGA
- a CDS encoding serine hydrolase domain-containing protein, with translation MTAHHLSCRRPVIAFALTGLLVLQPAAATAAAADTTAIRTGESVGIDRWVEERVGARDLPGVAVAVVRGGQVVHLAGYGVADDTGRPVTPDTPFLLGSASKPFTAAVVGQLVEEGVLSWDEPVWPHLAHLVDRAPDGFETVTVEQLITHTAGLGMYVGVAGEVTLHDGPNALGLRVAELLAHPLAHPPGDTFAYSNAGFTLLAAVVEQVASDRFADQLQDRIFGQLGMSGSFATADDHRAADLATGHRLWFGRWRPAALPYDDAGVAMGYVASTARDLARFMEAHLESHPAIPATAAQIAAGPVEPTGWTTTLDAGYGRGWFVDEFAGTTVVSHTGSLGHFTGHLLLAPEADSLGIAVLSNASAFVAGGPGDPGHDAQYDLGFGLLRILLGEQPQPVNPTPLMTLALPVGGWAIVALLPTCILRSAFRSRHRTGAESGTATRRVRVRQLLPGAFAIIGGAALLTAPLGMVRHFHPDIGWALTSLAWLALALGAVRFALPLLSKMGRSSGN, from the coding sequence GTGACCGCCCACCACCTCTCGTGCCGCAGGCCGGTGATCGCGTTCGCGCTCACCGGCCTGCTGGTGCTGCAGCCCGCCGCGGCGACGGCCGCCGCAGCGGACACCACGGCGATCCGTACCGGCGAGTCGGTAGGCATCGACCGCTGGGTCGAGGAGCGCGTGGGAGCACGGGATCTCCCGGGTGTCGCCGTTGCGGTCGTCCGCGGCGGCCAGGTCGTCCACCTTGCCGGGTACGGCGTCGCCGACGACACCGGCCGCCCGGTCACGCCTGACACGCCGTTCCTGCTCGGTTCGGCGTCCAAACCCTTCACCGCCGCGGTGGTCGGCCAGCTCGTCGAGGAAGGCGTCCTGTCGTGGGACGAGCCGGTGTGGCCGCACCTGGCACATCTCGTCGACCGGGCGCCGGACGGCTTCGAGACGGTGACGGTCGAACAGCTCATCACCCACACCGCTGGGCTGGGCATGTACGTCGGCGTCGCTGGTGAGGTGACCCTCCACGATGGCCCCAACGCCCTCGGACTGCGCGTCGCTGAGCTGCTGGCCCACCCTCTCGCCCACCCACCGGGTGACACGTTCGCGTACAGCAACGCCGGCTTCACGCTCCTCGCCGCCGTCGTGGAGCAGGTCGCGAGTGACCGCTTCGCGGACCAGCTCCAGGACCGCATCTTCGGCCAGCTGGGCATGAGCGGCTCGTTCGCGACCGCGGACGATCACCGGGCAGCCGACTTGGCGACCGGTCATCGCCTCTGGTTCGGCCGCTGGCGCCCGGCGGCGCTGCCCTACGACGACGCCGGGGTAGCCATGGGCTACGTCGCCTCCACAGCTCGCGACCTCGCCCGGTTCATGGAGGCACACCTCGAGAGCCATCCCGCGATCCCCGCCACCGCCGCCCAGATCGCCGCGGGCCCCGTGGAGCCGACCGGGTGGACCACCACGTTGGACGCCGGCTACGGGCGCGGCTGGTTCGTCGACGAGTTCGCCGGCACGACCGTCGTCAGCCACACCGGGTCACTGGGCCACTTCACCGGCCACCTGCTGCTCGCCCCGGAAGCCGACAGCCTCGGCATCGCCGTGCTGTCCAACGCCAGCGCCTTCGTCGCCGGCGGCCCCGGCGACCCGGGCCACGACGCCCAGTACGACCTCGGCTTCGGGCTCCTACGCATCCTGCTCGGCGAGCAACCCCAGCCCGTCAACCCGACACCGCTCATGACCCTCGCCCTCCCGGTCGGGGGATGGGCCATCGTGGCGCTGCTGCCGACCTGCATCCTGCGCTCCGCGTTCCGGTCACGTCACAGAACCGGCGCCGAATCCGGAACTGCGACACGCCGCGTCCGCGTCCGTCAACTGCTGCCCGGAGCCTTCGCCATCATCGGCGGCGCCGCACTCCTCACCGCGCCACTTGGCATGGTTCGCCACTTCCACCCCGACATCGGATGGGCCCTCACCAGCCTCGCGTGGCTCGCGCTCGCCCTGGGCGCCGTTCGCTTCGCCCTGCCGCTGCTCAGCAAGATGGGCAGGTCGAGCGGCAACTGA
- a CDS encoding ATP-binding protein has protein sequence MKSSSGVAPVGEEQRLAAVRRYDILDTPPDGAFDRVTALAARVCQVPISTITIVDEDRIWFKSALGLDGVSQIDREPGLCASAIMQQTPYLVSDAAIDPRTLDNPLVCGELGLRFYAAVPLRTGDGHNLGTLNVIDCEPRDLPDEQLAMLEDLAAIVMDELELRLSAKRDVELESLRAAAAFRDTVVAGISHEMRTPLAVLNGLVDLFGADSQDGAADELREVFRRQVRYLNHQVEQFLDYTHLEHGELPGLQIEPSPLAPVVEEAADLHRDRGRVEVEVVDDPPPVLIDARQTLHVLSELVSNAVRFGPSDEPVRIRITGDSDEGTVRVEVADRGPGIPAQALPHLFERYYRSPDSTGTGLGLFVANALADAQGARIEAASTPGDGSRFTLVLPAADGDRR, from the coding sequence GTGAAGAGCAGTTCTGGCGTTGCTCCGGTGGGTGAGGAGCAGCGGCTTGCTGCGGTACGCCGCTATGACATCCTCGATACGCCGCCGGATGGCGCGTTCGACCGGGTGACGGCGCTCGCTGCGCGGGTGTGTCAGGTGCCGATCAGCACGATCACGATCGTCGATGAGGATCGCATCTGGTTCAAGTCGGCCTTGGGTCTCGATGGCGTCAGCCAGATCGATCGTGAGCCCGGGCTTTGCGCGTCGGCGATCATGCAGCAGACGCCGTACCTGGTCAGCGATGCGGCGATCGATCCGCGGACCCTGGACAACCCGCTGGTGTGTGGCGAGCTGGGTCTGCGGTTCTACGCGGCGGTGCCGCTTCGCACCGGCGACGGTCACAACCTGGGGACGCTCAACGTCATCGACTGCGAACCCCGCGATCTGCCTGACGAGCAGTTGGCGATGCTCGAGGACCTCGCCGCGATCGTGATGGACGAGCTGGAGTTGCGGCTGTCCGCAAAGCGGGACGTCGAGCTCGAGTCGTTGCGTGCTGCGGCGGCATTCCGGGACACGGTCGTAGCTGGCATCTCGCACGAGATGCGCACGCCGCTTGCCGTGCTCAACGGGCTGGTGGATCTCTTCGGCGCCGATTCGCAGGATGGCGCGGCCGATGAGCTGCGTGAGGTGTTTCGCCGGCAGGTCCGCTATCTGAACCACCAGGTGGAGCAGTTCCTCGACTACACACACCTCGAACATGGCGAGCTGCCCGGTCTTCAGATCGAGCCGAGCCCGCTCGCGCCGGTTGTGGAAGAGGCAGCCGACCTGCACCGCGACCGGGGCAGGGTGGAGGTCGAGGTGGTTGACGACCCGCCCCCGGTGCTCATCGACGCCCGCCAGACGCTGCATGTGCTTTCCGAGCTGGTCAGCAATGCGGTGCGGTTCGGCCCCAGCGACGAGCCGGTACGCATCCGCATCACGGGCGATAGCGACGAGGGGACCGTTCGGGTCGAGGTCGCCGACCGCGGTCCGGGCATCCCGGCGCAGGCCCTGCCGCACCTGTTCGAGCGCTACTACCGGTCGCCGGACAGCACCGGCACCGGTCTGGGCCTGTTCGTTGCCAACGCGCTTGCCGACGCGCAAGGCGCCCGGATCGAGGCGGCATCCACACCAGGAGACGGCAGCCGCTTCACGCTGGTGCTGCCCGCCGCAGACGGCGACCGACGATGA
- a CDS encoding response regulator, with product MTRRVLLADDEAGIRTVVGLQLQRRGWEVLTVSDGEAALAAARTGDYDVLVLDQRMPGLTGLEVAQALATEVPVIVYSAYLDDELHRQARELGCHTSTKTDITALLDRIEQLTAT from the coding sequence ATGACGCGGCGCGTGCTGCTGGCCGACGACGAAGCCGGCATCCGCACCGTCGTCGGGCTGCAGCTGCAACGGCGAGGCTGGGAGGTCCTCACCGTGTCCGATGGAGAAGCCGCGCTCGCGGCCGCTCGCACCGGCGACTACGACGTCTTGGTGCTCGACCAACGGATGCCGGGCCTGACCGGACTGGAAGTAGCCCAGGCGTTGGCCACCGAAGTGCCGGTCATCGTCTACTCCGCCTACCTCGACGACGAGCTGCACCGGCAGGCCCGAGAACTCGGCTGCCACACGTCAACGAAGACCGACATCACCGCACTCCTCGACCGCATCGAGCAACTGACGGCCACGTGA